One part of the Salmo salar chromosome ssa10, Ssal_v3.1, whole genome shotgun sequence genome encodes these proteins:
- the LOC106613798 gene encoding transducin-like enhancer protein 1 isoform X4 produces the protein MFPQNRPPAPLQPPPGSSASAVAASGTPQALKLTYPETLDRIKEEFQFLQTQYHSLKMECEKLATEKTEIQRHYVMYYEMSYGLNIEMHKQTEIAKRLNVICAQLIPFLSQEHQQQVVQAMERAKQQQLQAQHLSQHVAQGLQGLQGLQGLQMGPHPGGLPHPGLALGVGSGLLALSGALGAQLAAKEGHERAHMEAAAAAAAAEHHRGWLRGRGAMLSIMDVDREAGPSSMSNGDKGRSADYLSNGKKRKADEKEFMTDYGSDADKSDDNLVVDEDPSSPRSVHSYSSRENGLDKLPPSRKDALPQASPASLASSSSQASPSRSKDREPPREKSSTPGMKPGTPHSSQDSSTPGPSAPPQFRPLPGKPGVDPLALGLRNPLAVQGAYPPGAFGLPPPGVNGELAGAAAAYGAGLHLVSPQMNGSAAAAGYGRSPVVGYESPHPHMRVPGLPASLQSAASGKPAYSFHVSADGQMQPVPFPPDALLGPGIPRHARQIHTLNHGEVVCAVTISTSTRHVYTGGKGCVKVWDISQPGSKSAMAQLDCLNRDNYIRSCKLLPDGRTLIVGGEASTLSIWDLATPTPRIKAELTSSAPACYALAISPDNKVCFSCCSDGNIVVWDLHNQTLVRQFQGHTDGASCIDISNDGTKLWTGGLDNTVRCWDLREGRQLQQHDFTSQIFSLGYCPTGEWLAVGMESSNVEVLHVSKPDKYQLHLHESCVLSLKFAYCGKWFVSTGKDNLLNAWRTPYGSSIFQSKESSSVLSCDISPDDQFIVTGSGDKKATVYEVIY, from the exons CCTGAAGATGGAGTGTGAGAAACTGGCCACAGAGAAGACTGAGATCCAGAGACACTACGTCATG TATTACGAGATGTCCTACGGCCTTAATATTGAAATGCACAAACAG ACAGAGATCGCCAAGCGGCTGAACGTGATCTGTGCCCAGCTCATCCCTTTCCTGTCACAGGAG CACCAACAACAGGTGGTCCAGGCCATGGAGCGCGCCAAGCAG caaCAGCTCCAGGCGCAGCACCTCTCTCAGCACGTGGCCCAGGGTCTGCAGGGCCTGCAGGGCCTGCAGGGCCTGCAAATGGGGCCCCACCCCGGGGGCCTCCCTCACCCTGGCCTGGCGCTGGGCGTTGGGTCCGGTCTACTGGCCCTGTCCGGGGCCCTGGGGGCCCAGCTGGCTGCCAAAGAGGGCCATGAGAGGGCCCACATGGAGGCTGCCGCTGCTGCAGCCGCCGCAGAACACCACAGAG GCTGGCTGCGGGGACGCGGGGCGATGCTGTCCATCATGGACGTAGACCGCGAGGCTGGACCG AGCTCTATGTCCAACGGGGATAAGGGCCGTTCAGCAGACTACCTCAGCAATGGGAAGAAGAGGAAAGCTGACGAGAAGGAGTTCATGACAGATTAT GGCAGCGATGCGGATAAGAGTGATGATAATttggtggtggatgag GACCCCTCATCCCCCCGCAGTGTGCACTCCTACTCATCCAGAGAAAACGGCCTGGACAAACTGCCCCCCTCCCGTAAAGACGCCCTTCCCCAGGCCAGCCCCGCCTCCCTGGCCTCCTCCAGCAGCCAAGCCTCCCCCTCCCGCAGCAAGGACCGGGAGCCGCCG AGGGAGAAGTCCAGTACCCCAGGTATGAAGCCAGGCACCCCCCACAGTTCCCAGGACTCCTCCACCCCCGGCCCCAGTGCACCCCCACAGTTCCGCCCCCTCCCTGGAAAACCTGGTGTTGACCCTCTGG CTCTAGGTCTGAGGAACCCTCTGGCGGTGCAGGGGGCGTACCCCCCCGGGGCATTTGGCCTGCCCCCTCCAGGGGTGAATGGGGAACTGGCGGGGGCAGCAGCAGCCTACGGGGCTGGGCTCCACCTGGTCTCCCCCCAGATGAATGGCTCTGCAGCAGCAGCTGGATACGGACGATCACCAGTG GTGGGTTATGAGTCACCTCACCCCCACATGAGGGTCCCAGGGTTACCCGCCAGCCTGCAGTCTGCTGCCTCAGGAAAGCC TGCCTACTCTTTCCACGTCAGTGCGGATGGACAGATGCAGCCGGTGCCTTTCCCTCCGGATGCCCTGCTGGGCCCGGGCATCCCACGGCATGCCCGTCAGATCCACACTCTGAACCACGGAGAGGTGGTGTGTGCCGTCACCATCAGCACCTCCACACGCCACGTCTACACCGGCGGCAAGGGCTGTGTCAAGGTGTGGGACATCAGCCAGCCTGGCAGCAAGAGTGCCATGGCCCAGCTCGACTGTCTG AATAGGGATAACTACATCCGTTCCTGCAAGCTCCTCCCTGATGGGCGGACCCTCATCGTTGGAGGCGAGGCCAGCACGTTGTCAATCTGGGACTTGGCCACACCTACTCCCCGCATCAAGGCGGAGTTGACGTCTTCTGCCCCGGCCTGCTACGCTCTGGCCATCTCCCCCGACAACAAGGTCTGCTTCTCCTGCTGCAGTGACGGCAACATCGTAGTCTGGGACCTGCACAACCAGACCCTGGTCag GCAGTTCCAGGGCCACACTGACGGGGCCAGCTGTATTGACATCTCCAACGATGGGACCAAACTGTGGACGGGGGGGCTGGACAACACAGTACGCTGCTGGGACCTGAGAGAGGGACGGCAGCTGCAGCAGCACGACTTCACCTCACAG ATCTTCTCTCTGGGCTACTGTCCTACAGGAGAGTGGCTGGCAGTGGGTATGGAGAGCAGTAATGTAGAAGTGCTGCACGTCTCCAAACCAGACAAGTACCAGCTGCACCTCCACGAGAGCTGTGTGCTCTCACTCAAGTTCGCCTACTGTG GTAAATGGTTTGTGAGCACAGGCAAAGATAACCTCCTGAATGCATGGCGGACACCCTATGGATCAAGCATATTCCAG TCAAAGGAGTCGTCTTCGGTGCTCAGCTGTGACATCTCCCCAGATGACCAGTTCATTGTGACGGGCTCAGGTGATAAGAAGGCCACTGTGTACGAAGTTATCTACTGA
- the LOC106613798 gene encoding transducin-like enhancer protein 1 isoform X2, giving the protein MFPQNRPPAPLQPPPGSSASAVAASGTPQALKLTYPETLDRIKEEFQFLQTQYHSLKMECEKLATEKTEIQRHYVMYYEMSYGLNIEMHKQTEIAKRLNVICAQLIPFLSQEHQQQVVQAMERAKQVTMGELNASIGQQLQAQHLSQHVAQGLQGLQGLQGLQMGPHPGGLPHPGLALGVGSGLLALSGALGAQLAAKEGHERAHMEAAAAAAAAEHHRGWLRGRGAMLSIMDVDREAGPSSMSNGDKGRSADYLSNGKKRKADEKEFMTDYGSDADKSDDNLVVDEDPSSPRSVHSYSSRENGLDKLPPSRKDALPQASPASLASSSSQASPSRSKDREPPREKSSTPGMKPGTPHSSQDSSTPGPSAPPQFRPLPGKPGVDPLALGLRNPLAVQGAYPPGAFGLPPPGVNGELAGAAAAYGAGLHLVSPQMNGSAAAAGYGRSPVVGYESPHPHMRVPGLPASLQSAASGKPAYSFHVSADGQMQPVPFPPDALLGPGIPRHARQIHTLNHGEVVCAVTISTSTRHVYTGGKGCVKVWDISQPGSKSAMAQLDCLNRDNYIRSCKLLPDGRTLIVGGEASTLSIWDLATPTPRIKAELTSSAPACYALAISPDNKVCFSCCSDGNIVVWDLHNQTLVRQFQGHTDGASCIDISNDGTKLWTGGLDNTVRCWDLREGRQLQQHDFTSQIFSLGYCPTGEWLAVGMESSNVEVLHVSKPDKYQLHLHESCVLSLKFAYCGKWFVSTGKDNLLNAWRTPYGSSIFQSKESSSVLSCDISPDDQFIVTGSGDKKATVYEVIY; this is encoded by the exons CCTGAAGATGGAGTGTGAGAAACTGGCCACAGAGAAGACTGAGATCCAGAGACACTACGTCATG TATTACGAGATGTCCTACGGCCTTAATATTGAAATGCACAAACAG ACAGAGATCGCCAAGCGGCTGAACGTGATCTGTGCCCAGCTCATCCCTTTCCTGTCACAGGAG CACCAACAACAGGTGGTCCAGGCCATGGAGCGCGCCAAGCAGGTGACTATGGGGGAGTTAAATGCATCTATAGGG caaCAGCTCCAGGCGCAGCACCTCTCTCAGCACGTGGCCCAGGGTCTGCAGGGCCTGCAGGGCCTGCAGGGCCTGCAAATGGGGCCCCACCCCGGGGGCCTCCCTCACCCTGGCCTGGCGCTGGGCGTTGGGTCCGGTCTACTGGCCCTGTCCGGGGCCCTGGGGGCCCAGCTGGCTGCCAAAGAGGGCCATGAGAGGGCCCACATGGAGGCTGCCGCTGCTGCAGCCGCCGCAGAACACCACAGAG GCTGGCTGCGGGGACGCGGGGCGATGCTGTCCATCATGGACGTAGACCGCGAGGCTGGACCG AGCTCTATGTCCAACGGGGATAAGGGCCGTTCAGCAGACTACCTCAGCAATGGGAAGAAGAGGAAAGCTGACGAGAAGGAGTTCATGACAGATTAT GGCAGCGATGCGGATAAGAGTGATGATAATttggtggtggatgag GACCCCTCATCCCCCCGCAGTGTGCACTCCTACTCATCCAGAGAAAACGGCCTGGACAAACTGCCCCCCTCCCGTAAAGACGCCCTTCCCCAGGCCAGCCCCGCCTCCCTGGCCTCCTCCAGCAGCCAAGCCTCCCCCTCCCGCAGCAAGGACCGGGAGCCGCCG AGGGAGAAGTCCAGTACCCCAGGTATGAAGCCAGGCACCCCCCACAGTTCCCAGGACTCCTCCACCCCCGGCCCCAGTGCACCCCCACAGTTCCGCCCCCTCCCTGGAAAACCTGGTGTTGACCCTCTGG CTCTAGGTCTGAGGAACCCTCTGGCGGTGCAGGGGGCGTACCCCCCCGGGGCATTTGGCCTGCCCCCTCCAGGGGTGAATGGGGAACTGGCGGGGGCAGCAGCAGCCTACGGGGCTGGGCTCCACCTGGTCTCCCCCCAGATGAATGGCTCTGCAGCAGCAGCTGGATACGGACGATCACCAGTG GTGGGTTATGAGTCACCTCACCCCCACATGAGGGTCCCAGGGTTACCCGCCAGCCTGCAGTCTGCTGCCTCAGGAAAGCC TGCCTACTCTTTCCACGTCAGTGCGGATGGACAGATGCAGCCGGTGCCTTTCCCTCCGGATGCCCTGCTGGGCCCGGGCATCCCACGGCATGCCCGTCAGATCCACACTCTGAACCACGGAGAGGTGGTGTGTGCCGTCACCATCAGCACCTCCACACGCCACGTCTACACCGGCGGCAAGGGCTGTGTCAAGGTGTGGGACATCAGCCAGCCTGGCAGCAAGAGTGCCATGGCCCAGCTCGACTGTCTG AATAGGGATAACTACATCCGTTCCTGCAAGCTCCTCCCTGATGGGCGGACCCTCATCGTTGGAGGCGAGGCCAGCACGTTGTCAATCTGGGACTTGGCCACACCTACTCCCCGCATCAAGGCGGAGTTGACGTCTTCTGCCCCGGCCTGCTACGCTCTGGCCATCTCCCCCGACAACAAGGTCTGCTTCTCCTGCTGCAGTGACGGCAACATCGTAGTCTGGGACCTGCACAACCAGACCCTGGTCag GCAGTTCCAGGGCCACACTGACGGGGCCAGCTGTATTGACATCTCCAACGATGGGACCAAACTGTGGACGGGGGGGCTGGACAACACAGTACGCTGCTGGGACCTGAGAGAGGGACGGCAGCTGCAGCAGCACGACTTCACCTCACAG ATCTTCTCTCTGGGCTACTGTCCTACAGGAGAGTGGCTGGCAGTGGGTATGGAGAGCAGTAATGTAGAAGTGCTGCACGTCTCCAAACCAGACAAGTACCAGCTGCACCTCCACGAGAGCTGTGTGCTCTCACTCAAGTTCGCCTACTGTG GTAAATGGTTTGTGAGCACAGGCAAAGATAACCTCCTGAATGCATGGCGGACACCCTATGGATCAAGCATATTCCAG TCAAAGGAGTCGTCTTCGGTGCTCAGCTGTGACATCTCCCCAGATGACCAGTTCATTGTGACGGGCTCAGGTGATAAGAAGGCCACTGTGTACGAAGTTATCTACTGA
- the LOC106613798 gene encoding transducin-like enhancer protein 1 isoform X1 produces the protein MFPQNRPPAPLQPPPGSSASAVAASGTPQALKLTYPETLDRIKEEFQFLQTQYHSLKMECEKLATEKTEIQRHYVMYYEMSYGLNIEMHKQTEIAKRLNVICAQLIPFLSQEHQQQVVQAMERAKQVTMGELNASIGVRGLPPLPHTQQLQAQHLSQHVAQGLQGLQGLQGLQMGPHPGGLPHPGLALGVGSGLLALSGALGAQLAAKEGHERAHMEAAAAAAAAEHHRGWLRGRGAMLSIMDVDREAGPSSMSNGDKGRSADYLSNGKKRKADEKEFMTDYGSDADKSDDNLVVDEDPSSPRSVHSYSSRENGLDKLPPSRKDALPQASPASLASSSSQASPSRSKDREPPREKSSTPGMKPGTPHSSQDSSTPGPSAPPQFRPLPGKPGVDPLALGLRNPLAVQGAYPPGAFGLPPPGVNGELAGAAAAYGAGLHLVSPQMNGSAAAAGYGRSPVVGYESPHPHMRVPGLPASLQSAASGKPAYSFHVSADGQMQPVPFPPDALLGPGIPRHARQIHTLNHGEVVCAVTISTSTRHVYTGGKGCVKVWDISQPGSKSAMAQLDCLNRDNYIRSCKLLPDGRTLIVGGEASTLSIWDLATPTPRIKAELTSSAPACYALAISPDNKVCFSCCSDGNIVVWDLHNQTLVRQFQGHTDGASCIDISNDGTKLWTGGLDNTVRCWDLREGRQLQQHDFTSQIFSLGYCPTGEWLAVGMESSNVEVLHVSKPDKYQLHLHESCVLSLKFAYCGKWFVSTGKDNLLNAWRTPYGSSIFQSKESSSVLSCDISPDDQFIVTGSGDKKATVYEVIY, from the exons CCTGAAGATGGAGTGTGAGAAACTGGCCACAGAGAAGACTGAGATCCAGAGACACTACGTCATG TATTACGAGATGTCCTACGGCCTTAATATTGAAATGCACAAACAG ACAGAGATCGCCAAGCGGCTGAACGTGATCTGTGCCCAGCTCATCCCTTTCCTGTCACAGGAG CACCAACAACAGGTGGTCCAGGCCATGGAGCGCGCCAAGCAGGTGACTATGGGGGAGTTAAATGCATCTATAGGGGTACGTGGACTCCCCCCTCTACCTCATACA caaCAGCTCCAGGCGCAGCACCTCTCTCAGCACGTGGCCCAGGGTCTGCAGGGCCTGCAGGGCCTGCAGGGCCTGCAAATGGGGCCCCACCCCGGGGGCCTCCCTCACCCTGGCCTGGCGCTGGGCGTTGGGTCCGGTCTACTGGCCCTGTCCGGGGCCCTGGGGGCCCAGCTGGCTGCCAAAGAGGGCCATGAGAGGGCCCACATGGAGGCTGCCGCTGCTGCAGCCGCCGCAGAACACCACAGAG GCTGGCTGCGGGGACGCGGGGCGATGCTGTCCATCATGGACGTAGACCGCGAGGCTGGACCG AGCTCTATGTCCAACGGGGATAAGGGCCGTTCAGCAGACTACCTCAGCAATGGGAAGAAGAGGAAAGCTGACGAGAAGGAGTTCATGACAGATTAT GGCAGCGATGCGGATAAGAGTGATGATAATttggtggtggatgag GACCCCTCATCCCCCCGCAGTGTGCACTCCTACTCATCCAGAGAAAACGGCCTGGACAAACTGCCCCCCTCCCGTAAAGACGCCCTTCCCCAGGCCAGCCCCGCCTCCCTGGCCTCCTCCAGCAGCCAAGCCTCCCCCTCCCGCAGCAAGGACCGGGAGCCGCCG AGGGAGAAGTCCAGTACCCCAGGTATGAAGCCAGGCACCCCCCACAGTTCCCAGGACTCCTCCACCCCCGGCCCCAGTGCACCCCCACAGTTCCGCCCCCTCCCTGGAAAACCTGGTGTTGACCCTCTGG CTCTAGGTCTGAGGAACCCTCTGGCGGTGCAGGGGGCGTACCCCCCCGGGGCATTTGGCCTGCCCCCTCCAGGGGTGAATGGGGAACTGGCGGGGGCAGCAGCAGCCTACGGGGCTGGGCTCCACCTGGTCTCCCCCCAGATGAATGGCTCTGCAGCAGCAGCTGGATACGGACGATCACCAGTG GTGGGTTATGAGTCACCTCACCCCCACATGAGGGTCCCAGGGTTACCCGCCAGCCTGCAGTCTGCTGCCTCAGGAAAGCC TGCCTACTCTTTCCACGTCAGTGCGGATGGACAGATGCAGCCGGTGCCTTTCCCTCCGGATGCCCTGCTGGGCCCGGGCATCCCACGGCATGCCCGTCAGATCCACACTCTGAACCACGGAGAGGTGGTGTGTGCCGTCACCATCAGCACCTCCACACGCCACGTCTACACCGGCGGCAAGGGCTGTGTCAAGGTGTGGGACATCAGCCAGCCTGGCAGCAAGAGTGCCATGGCCCAGCTCGACTGTCTG AATAGGGATAACTACATCCGTTCCTGCAAGCTCCTCCCTGATGGGCGGACCCTCATCGTTGGAGGCGAGGCCAGCACGTTGTCAATCTGGGACTTGGCCACACCTACTCCCCGCATCAAGGCGGAGTTGACGTCTTCTGCCCCGGCCTGCTACGCTCTGGCCATCTCCCCCGACAACAAGGTCTGCTTCTCCTGCTGCAGTGACGGCAACATCGTAGTCTGGGACCTGCACAACCAGACCCTGGTCag GCAGTTCCAGGGCCACACTGACGGGGCCAGCTGTATTGACATCTCCAACGATGGGACCAAACTGTGGACGGGGGGGCTGGACAACACAGTACGCTGCTGGGACCTGAGAGAGGGACGGCAGCTGCAGCAGCACGACTTCACCTCACAG ATCTTCTCTCTGGGCTACTGTCCTACAGGAGAGTGGCTGGCAGTGGGTATGGAGAGCAGTAATGTAGAAGTGCTGCACGTCTCCAAACCAGACAAGTACCAGCTGCACCTCCACGAGAGCTGTGTGCTCTCACTCAAGTTCGCCTACTGTG GTAAATGGTTTGTGAGCACAGGCAAAGATAACCTCCTGAATGCATGGCGGACACCCTATGGATCAAGCATATTCCAG TCAAAGGAGTCGTCTTCGGTGCTCAGCTGTGACATCTCCCCAGATGACCAGTTCATTGTGACGGGCTCAGGTGATAAGAAGGCCACTGTGTACGAAGTTATCTACTGA
- the LOC106613798 gene encoding transducin-like enhancer protein 1 isoform X3, with product MFPQNRPPAPLQPPPGSSASAVAASGTPQALKLTYPETLDRIKEEFQFLQTQYHSLKMECEKLATEKTEIQRHYVMYYEMSYGLNIEMHKQTEIAKRLNVICAQLIPFLSQEHQQQVVQAMERAKQVTMGELNASIGVRGLPPLPHTQQLQAQHLSQHVAQGLQGLQGLQGLQMGPHPGGLPHPGLALGVGSGLLALSGALGAQLAAKEGHERAHMEAAAAAAAAEHHRDREAGPSSMSNGDKGRSADYLSNGKKRKADEKEFMTDYGSDADKSDDNLVVDEDPSSPRSVHSYSSRENGLDKLPPSRKDALPQASPASLASSSSQASPSRSKDREPPREKSSTPGMKPGTPHSSQDSSTPGPSAPPQFRPLPGKPGVDPLALGLRNPLAVQGAYPPGAFGLPPPGVNGELAGAAAAYGAGLHLVSPQMNGSAAAAGYGRSPVVGYESPHPHMRVPGLPASLQSAASGKPAYSFHVSADGQMQPVPFPPDALLGPGIPRHARQIHTLNHGEVVCAVTISTSTRHVYTGGKGCVKVWDISQPGSKSAMAQLDCLNRDNYIRSCKLLPDGRTLIVGGEASTLSIWDLATPTPRIKAELTSSAPACYALAISPDNKVCFSCCSDGNIVVWDLHNQTLVRQFQGHTDGASCIDISNDGTKLWTGGLDNTVRCWDLREGRQLQQHDFTSQIFSLGYCPTGEWLAVGMESSNVEVLHVSKPDKYQLHLHESCVLSLKFAYCGKWFVSTGKDNLLNAWRTPYGSSIFQSKESSSVLSCDISPDDQFIVTGSGDKKATVYEVIY from the exons CCTGAAGATGGAGTGTGAGAAACTGGCCACAGAGAAGACTGAGATCCAGAGACACTACGTCATG TATTACGAGATGTCCTACGGCCTTAATATTGAAATGCACAAACAG ACAGAGATCGCCAAGCGGCTGAACGTGATCTGTGCCCAGCTCATCCCTTTCCTGTCACAGGAG CACCAACAACAGGTGGTCCAGGCCATGGAGCGCGCCAAGCAGGTGACTATGGGGGAGTTAAATGCATCTATAGGGGTACGTGGACTCCCCCCTCTACCTCATACA caaCAGCTCCAGGCGCAGCACCTCTCTCAGCACGTGGCCCAGGGTCTGCAGGGCCTGCAGGGCCTGCAGGGCCTGCAAATGGGGCCCCACCCCGGGGGCCTCCCTCACCCTGGCCTGGCGCTGGGCGTTGGGTCCGGTCTACTGGCCCTGTCCGGGGCCCTGGGGGCCCAGCTGGCTGCCAAAGAGGGCCATGAGAGGGCCCACATGGAGGCTGCCGCTGCTGCAGCCGCCGCAGAACACCACAGAG ACCGCGAGGCTGGACCG AGCTCTATGTCCAACGGGGATAAGGGCCGTTCAGCAGACTACCTCAGCAATGGGAAGAAGAGGAAAGCTGACGAGAAGGAGTTCATGACAGATTAT GGCAGCGATGCGGATAAGAGTGATGATAATttggtggtggatgag GACCCCTCATCCCCCCGCAGTGTGCACTCCTACTCATCCAGAGAAAACGGCCTGGACAAACTGCCCCCCTCCCGTAAAGACGCCCTTCCCCAGGCCAGCCCCGCCTCCCTGGCCTCCTCCAGCAGCCAAGCCTCCCCCTCCCGCAGCAAGGACCGGGAGCCGCCG AGGGAGAAGTCCAGTACCCCAGGTATGAAGCCAGGCACCCCCCACAGTTCCCAGGACTCCTCCACCCCCGGCCCCAGTGCACCCCCACAGTTCCGCCCCCTCCCTGGAAAACCTGGTGTTGACCCTCTGG CTCTAGGTCTGAGGAACCCTCTGGCGGTGCAGGGGGCGTACCCCCCCGGGGCATTTGGCCTGCCCCCTCCAGGGGTGAATGGGGAACTGGCGGGGGCAGCAGCAGCCTACGGGGCTGGGCTCCACCTGGTCTCCCCCCAGATGAATGGCTCTGCAGCAGCAGCTGGATACGGACGATCACCAGTG GTGGGTTATGAGTCACCTCACCCCCACATGAGGGTCCCAGGGTTACCCGCCAGCCTGCAGTCTGCTGCCTCAGGAAAGCC TGCCTACTCTTTCCACGTCAGTGCGGATGGACAGATGCAGCCGGTGCCTTTCCCTCCGGATGCCCTGCTGGGCCCGGGCATCCCACGGCATGCCCGTCAGATCCACACTCTGAACCACGGAGAGGTGGTGTGTGCCGTCACCATCAGCACCTCCACACGCCACGTCTACACCGGCGGCAAGGGCTGTGTCAAGGTGTGGGACATCAGCCAGCCTGGCAGCAAGAGTGCCATGGCCCAGCTCGACTGTCTG AATAGGGATAACTACATCCGTTCCTGCAAGCTCCTCCCTGATGGGCGGACCCTCATCGTTGGAGGCGAGGCCAGCACGTTGTCAATCTGGGACTTGGCCACACCTACTCCCCGCATCAAGGCGGAGTTGACGTCTTCTGCCCCGGCCTGCTACGCTCTGGCCATCTCCCCCGACAACAAGGTCTGCTTCTCCTGCTGCAGTGACGGCAACATCGTAGTCTGGGACCTGCACAACCAGACCCTGGTCag GCAGTTCCAGGGCCACACTGACGGGGCCAGCTGTATTGACATCTCCAACGATGGGACCAAACTGTGGACGGGGGGGCTGGACAACACAGTACGCTGCTGGGACCTGAGAGAGGGACGGCAGCTGCAGCAGCACGACTTCACCTCACAG ATCTTCTCTCTGGGCTACTGTCCTACAGGAGAGTGGCTGGCAGTGGGTATGGAGAGCAGTAATGTAGAAGTGCTGCACGTCTCCAAACCAGACAAGTACCAGCTGCACCTCCACGAGAGCTGTGTGCTCTCACTCAAGTTCGCCTACTGTG GTAAATGGTTTGTGAGCACAGGCAAAGATAACCTCCTGAATGCATGGCGGACACCCTATGGATCAAGCATATTCCAG TCAAAGGAGTCGTCTTCGGTGCTCAGCTGTGACATCTCCCCAGATGACCAGTTCATTGTGACGGGCTCAGGTGATAAGAAGGCCACTGTGTACGAAGTTATCTACTGA